From the genome of Plasmodium malariae genome assembly, chromosome: 9, one region includes:
- the PmUG01_09047000 gene encoding conserved Plasmodium protein, unknown function, whose product MKVSNEPNDKQVKIEKNYILEMLRENECETLEELKNLIIFLNSENKRLHSINMESLKKINILSVRVKHLENLTKDYDRFYQNKISYNRKFKELKNKVNMLVRFAKDKENEYNELIGKQDKYFKNFFFDLNKTIESIISCDKDNGCSTPGRTSPNVSSIKYKEKVHSNSHLKHQAFPLSFSNTSFYGNNNNRVCSANEDGVNENSISEDGFNDEGDKDLKIEKKKDEVSSTRHGLGVKNVIPNALKLQKELSSKNYILSPKNSGKKCDYDLCYNRNIEKIKSLCESIKNVDNESSNSKNSYLSKENNFSIYNNHKTELEYSPDDVLCTKFEKKKKYMVSSDKGNIKNTNLIENITSKTINIQDEVELYKTQNGRNLQTQKSLNKIVDYNADIKQRLNNLMDEVSVEDNKKNSIITKNYLNKGIISKSNITGILTNKANIASLEHIENSIPKYVKYNTIHREIMNPRQHFLTQNKSSIDHIICL is encoded by the exons atgaaagtGAGCAATGAACCTAACGACAAACAagtaaaaattgaaaagaaCTACATTTTAGAAATGCTAAGAGAAAATGAATGTGAAACTTTAGAAGAActgaaaaatttaataatattcttaaacAGCGAAAACAAAAGGTTACATTCAATTAATATGGAATctttgaagaaaataaatatcttAAGTGTGAGGGTTAAACACTTAGaaaatttaacaaaagaTTATGATCGcttttatcaaaataaaataagctATAATCGTAAGTTTAaagagttaaaaaataaagtaaacaTGCTCGTAAGATTCGCA aaagataaagaaaatgaataCAATGAGTTAATTGGTAAACAAGAcaaatactttaaaaattttttttttgacttaAATAAAACTATAGAATCAATTATTTCATGTGACAAAGACAATGGTTGTAGTACCCCTGGGAGAACATCTCCAAATGTTAGCTCGATTAAGTATAAAGAAAAGGTTCATTCAAATAGTCATCTAAAACATCAGGCGTTTCCCTTATCTTTTTCTAATACTTCCTTTTATGgcaataacaacaatagGGTTTGCAGTGCTAACGAGGACGGTGTCAATGAGAACAGTATCAGCGAAGATGGTTTCAACGATGAGGGTGATAAAGATttgaaaatagaaaaaaaaaaagacgagGTAAGTAGCACAAGACATGGTCTTGGAGTAAAGAATGTTATCCCCAATGCATTAAAATTACAGAAGGAATTATCAtcaaagaattatattttatcacCGAAAAATTCAGGAAAAAAATGCGATTACGATTTATGTTACAACAGAAATATagagaaaattaaaagtttATGTGAATCCattaaaaatgtagataATGAATCATCAAATTCTAAGAATTCTTATTTAAGTAAAGAAAACAACTTttcaatttataataatcataaGACAGAATTGGAATATTCTCCAGATGATGTACTATGtacaaaatttgaaaaaaaaaaaaaatatatggtaAGTTCTGATAAgggtaatattaaaaatacgaatttgattgaaaatattacatCAAAAACTATAAACATACAAGATGAAGTTGAACTATACAAAACACAAAATGGGAGAAACCTGCAAACACAAAAATCGCTAAATAAAATTGTTGATTATAATGCTGATATAAAGCAGAgattaaataatttgatGGATGAGGTCAGTGTtgaagataataaaaaaaactctATCATTACCAagaattatttgaataaGGGCATAATCtcaaaaagtaatataactGGTATACTAACTAATAAAGCAAATATTGCTTCCTTAGAACATATAGAAAATAGCATACCcaaatatgttaaatataacaCTATTCATCGTGAAATTATGAACCCTCGTCAACATTTTCTCACTCAAAACAAAAGTTCAATTGatcatattatttgtttataa
- the PmUG01_09047200 gene encoding conserved Plasmodium protein, unknown function: MVRSYASSPLILDTYDYTYLRPEMYNPLYYPLGVTWKYVLSSKSTGCFGSSKKYTVVPAAYHYPSYYYVYYYPCEVSKSSSSDNAVKTDKKKEKEVKDNETKEEEAKEETEKVSKKEVAKREYVYIDRGKWIRIYVEAPEPYYFASSLYVPYTYFFP; the protein is encoded by the exons ATGGTGAGATCATATGCCTCCAGTCCCTTAATACTAGACACCTACGATTATACCTATTTAA GACCTGAAATGTATAATCCACTTTATTACCCCTTAGGTGTTACATGGAAATATGTTTTAAGTTCCAAATCAACAGGCTGTTTTGGctcttcaaaaaaatatactgtAGTTCCTGCAGCTTATCATTATCCTTCTTACTATTATGTTTACTATTATCCTTGCGAGGTTTCCAAGTCTTCTTCAAGTGATAATGCAGTAAAaacagataaaaaaaaagaaaaggaagtAAAAGACAATGAAACAAAGGAAGAAGAAGCAAAAGAAGAAACAGAAAAAGTATCAAAAAAGGAAGTAGCAAAAAGagagtatgtatatatagataggGGAAAATGGATAAGAATATATGTGGAAGCACCAGAGCCATATTACTTTGCAAGTAGCCTTTATGTTCcgtatacttatttttttccttaa
- the PmUG01_09047100 gene encoding calcium-binding protein, putative yields MSIVQMATRKKERYHKTGKSNKKKTYLSFSDHEYFNEYSKGIDNADNDQNSRRDHPFNNSNKHKLNPFLNKSYGNDKYIGSPSSGIKLLRESGKSYKDELQTFNIAKYEKKQNEAELVELNKILDDENSIYFKGTPCKFKENKGKKKLSVSSINMENNTTEKIEKNIDVSELWNYLSYVHNSEGGRLKYKMNEIIDKRVKEDEEKISYKKKGKNNELESSKERKKEVSNKTNNQNNIKKKEENINYDEYKNMIKYILPCMSDNKIKYSWCVLKSNLKCENDQVNYEHFFSFINEKAGNDKSENISKIVGSKLKNKMLKYNFNPSNVQLKTINYIDNIRLKATEFSKEFKQLISENELNNLFKGKEKIKIEELEKHINHIIHERIGKTNYQEIGKNVSSIIDSIENADEKKNKKYSRKMEGLTNFNMKAYISTLLTNKNGEVSVKHFIDNLSVDYETLSNQNKNVKDAYDFYSRNIAPTEILSESYADELNNEELKRAKFLIEEIDYSVRNNYKSNYLGAKSSKNKDYESSYLSLYEIFKHLDIDKDSYITKEDLQKSFNKLKIRNITNADINIFLKYIDTQRKGYINVNDFLTNYQLEEKSLINWIKNTNKPYFEFVQNLKREHNCHERSVSEKVINNKNASIAKKYDDVISNYNLELDPYCPSYIIRERIRDNFMAKKEDFMNKHVNATRFHLTSYRNTNNIVQPVENSDLYMNDNLRFKTTYNLNYT; encoded by the coding sequence ATGTCTATAGTACAAATGGCaacaaggaaaaaagaaagatatCATAAAACGGGgaaatcaaataaaaaaaagaccTATTTGAGTTTTTCTGAtcatgaatattttaatgaatattcCAAGGGAATTGATAATGCTGATAATGACCAAAATAGTAGAAGAGATCATCCCtttaataatagcaataaacACAAGTTAAATCCTTTCCTTAATAAATCCTATGGAAATGATAAATACATAGGAAGCCCAAGTAGCGGCATAAAGCTGCTTCGAGAATCTGGGAAAAGTTACAAAGATGAATTACAGACATTCAATATAGcgaaatatgaaaagaagCAGAACGAAGCAGAATTAGTTgaactaaataaaatattggaCGATGAAAATAGCATATACTTTAAAGGTACACCTtgtaaatttaaagaaaataaaggtaaaaaaaaactgaGTGTTTCAAGtataaatatggaaaataatactactgagaaaatagagaaaaatattGATGTAAGTGAATTATGGAACTACTTAAGCTATGTACATAATTCAGAAGGTGGTAGActcaaatataaaatgaacgAAATAATTGATAAACGTGTTAAGGAGGATGAAGAAAAGATTAGTTACAAGAAAAAAGGGAAGAATAATGAACTAGAGAGTAgcaaagaaagaaaaaaagaagtatctaataaaacgaataaccaaaataatattaaaaaaaaggaggaaaatattaactacgatgaatacaaaaatatgattaaatatatattaccatGCATGTCagacaataaaataaaatattcttggtgtgttttaaaaagtaatttaaaaTGTGAAAACGATCAAGTAAACTATGAGCACTTTTTTAGTTTCATTAATGAAAAAGCAGGAAATGATAAAAGCGAGAACATAAGTAAAATTGTGGGAAgcaagttaaaaaataaaatgttgaAATACAATTTTAATCCGTCAAATGTTcaattaaaaacaattaattatattgaCAATATTAGGTTAAAAGCTACCGAATTTTCTAAAGAATTCAAACAGTTGATATCAGAAAACgagttaaataatttatttaaaggtaaagaaaaaataaaaatagaggAATTGGAAAAGCATATCAATCATATAATCCACGAAAGGATAGGGAAAACGAATTACCAGGAAATAGGAAAAAACGTTTCATCAATTATAGATAGTATAGAAAATgcagatgaaaaaaaaaataaaaaatattccagAAAAATGGAAGGGCttacaaattttaatatgaagGCTTATATATCTACATTACTTACGAACAAAAATGGTGAAGTATCAGTAAAACATTTCATTGATAATCTAAGTGTTGATTACGAAACTCTAAGTAACCAAAATAAGAATGTAAAAGACGCTTATGATTTTTATTCTAGAAATATTGCACCTACAGAAATTTTGAGCGAATCTTATGCTGATGAgttaaataatgaagaacttaaaagagcaaaatttttaattgaaGAAATAGATTATTCAGTAAGGAATAATTACAAGTCAAATTATTTAGGTGCAAAAAGTAGCAAAAACAAAGATTACGAAAGTTCGTATTTATCCCTTTATGAgatttttaaacatttggACATAGATAAAGATAGTTATATAACTAAAGAAGATTTGCAAAAAAgttttaacaaattaaaaataagaaatataactAATGcggatataaatatatttttaaagtatatagATACACAAAGAAAGGGGTACATAAATGTCAATGATTTCTTAACAAATTATCAACTTGAAGAAAAGTCATTGATTAATtggataaaaaatacaaataagcCTTATTTCGAATTtgttcaaaatttaaaaagagaaCATAATTGCCATGAAAGGTCTGTTAGTGAAAAggttataaataataaaaatgcttCTATTGCCAAAAAATATGACGATGTAATAAGTAATTATAACTTAGAATTAGATCCATATTGTCCTTCTTATATTATAAGAGAAAGAATAAGAGACAATTTTATGGCCAAAAAGGAAGACTTTATGAATAAACACGTAAATGCAACTAGATTTCATTTAACGTCCTATAGAAATACAAACAATATAGTGCAACCAGTCGAAAATTCAGACTTGTATATGAATGACAACTTGAGGTTTAAAACAACTTACAATTTAAATTACACTTGA
- the PmUG01_09047300 gene encoding conserved Plasmodium protein, unknown function — translation MLIENRKIVRNVIFECNDKLKLYIKIKQSIKNNDISKSVRELEECYKNLLGSYSNKFYEIKCYNDDYTSDTKINNDIINRLSNSFIENSNGCVISFFNKYGNIKISKDNSKHVKNNNSNNSIDETYISNLIDAFFIKTCDVSVKKNEKKNYSLRYGIFTNSFNLYDLLEDYYYEHMQYYQKIKSCTLKCDEKIDKRRYNNNSNNNNNNNYYYYNYKNVNTPSKSEIKKFIEKTRAVVFSDSRKLKDMLSFAEKQKRVVENKLKKDESFFCTLLIIDISRIKEEDTFNSSLINNNDNHRSTLNNFYFINVYYTNDNNYEEENNKEDNLRKSFIEFSSLIKHYYTDKHFKIDISNFNKISKIISEIFYDLANIHIKIVLHMSGNYDIKKKDEPILNFLHSIDLELKEFLNYLTKNVKKLENVNSNLRESSEDTLLLKNEKYHKINNVLFKNIDLDQKTKCNIIKEAMNIPEEYVDRLVLLNKTFQHNYSFYKEKEKDLHKSIKNLVEKQNDIIKNYEQEEEQKKRDINGALNEITYINEKCLELKNEIKKHKDLNSKYLQGEKHRQEQNLIKFQTADGMLAKEYTSFLKFRNESSIHDQKTIGKEEDINKFQKDEQTYNANEEEDKIQDICKKKEEEYLKNLNEAIKKQYDSSISRKIDLLNVLKMTASKFNEKINSLVNNFKNTKELKLISPLEDNCVNLKERFEQTNLVIKNCLKDYKEMLDHLDTNNFNESQLNWIYKMNSLSKKF, via the exons ATGCTAATTGAAAATAGGAAAATAGTAAGAAATGTTATTTTCGAATGTAacgataaattaaaattatacataaaaataaagcaaagcATCAAGAATAATGATATAAGTAAAAGTGTAAGAGAGTTGGAagaatgttataaaaatctTTTGGGTTcttattcaaataaattttacgaaattaaatgttataatgATGATTATACTAGtgatacaaaaataaataatgatataataaatcgTCTTTCGAATAGCTTTATAGAAAACAGTAATGGGTGtgtaatatctttttttaataaatatggaaatataaaaatatctaaAGACAACAGCAAACAtgttaaaaacaataattctaataataGTATAGATGAAACATATATAAGCAACCTTATAGAcgcttttttcattaaaacatGTGATGTAtcagttaaaaaaaatgaaaaaaaaaattattccttACGATATGGTATTTTCACTAATTcctttaatttatatgatttattaGAAGATTATTACTATGAGCATATGCAGTAttaccaaaaaataaaaagctgTACGTTAAAATGTGAcgaaaaaatagataaaaggaggtataacaataacagtaacaataataataataataattattattattataattataaaaatgtgaatACTCCTTCTaaaagtgaaataaaaaagttcatTGAGAAAACAAGGGCTGTTGTATTTTCAGATTCAAGGAAATTAAAAGACATGCTCAGCTTTGCAGAAAAACAGAAAAGGGTggtagaaaataaattaaaaaaagatgaatcatttttttgtacattattaattatagaTATTAGTAgaataaaagaagaagacACGTTTAATAGTAGCctcataaataataatgacaaTCATAGATCTActttaaacaatttttactttattaatGTCTATTATacaaatgataataattatgaagaaGAAAACAATAAGGAGGATAATTTGAGAAAATCGTTCATCGAATTTAGCAGTTTAATTAAGCATTATTATACGGATAAACATTTCAAAATTGATATTTCAAACTTTAacaaaatatcaaaaataatttcagaAATTTTCTATGATTTAGCTAATATTCACATAAAAATTGTCCTGCACATGTCAGGaaattatgatattaaaaagaaagatgAGCCTATTTTGAATTTCCTCCATTCCATTGACCttgaattaaaagaattcttaaattatttgaCCAAAAATGTGAAGAAAttagaaaatgtaaattCGAATTTGCGAGAAAGTTCTGAGGATAcccttttattaaaaaatgaaaaatatcataaaataaataatgttttattcaaaaatatcGATTTAGatcaaaaaacaaaatgtaatataataaaagaagcTATGAATATTCCTGAAGAATATGTTGATAGATTAGTATTactaaataaaacatttcaACATAATTATTCgttttataaagaaaaggaaaaagactTACATAAgagtattaaaaatttagtggaaaaacaaaatgacattataaaaaattatgaacaagaggaagagcaaaaaaaaagagatataAATGGTGCGCTTAACGAAATTacttatattaatgaaaaatgtttggaactaaaaaatgaaataaaaaaacataaggATTTAAATTCGAAATATTTACAAGGCGAAAAACATAGGCAAgaacaaaatttaataaaatttcagACTGCTGATGGTATGCTAGCTAAGGAATACAcgtcttttttaaaatttcgtAATGAATCGTCAATACATGATCAAAAAACAATAGGAAAAGAggaagatataaataaatttcaaaaaGATGAACAAACCTACAATGCtaatgaagaagaagataAGATACAAgatatatgcaaaaaaaaagaagaagaatacttgaaaaatttaaatgaagcCATAAA GAAACAATATGATAGCAGCATAAGTAGAAAAATCGATCTGCTCAACGTTCTAAAAATGACAGCttcaaaatttaatgaaaaaataaactctCTGGTAAATAACTTTAAAAACACAAAGGAGCTGAAACTTATATCCCCATTAGAAGACAACTGTGTTAATTTGAAGGAAAGGTTTGAACAAACAAatttagtaataaaaaattgcttAAAGGATTATAAGGAGATGTTGGATCACCTGGATACGAACAATTTTAACGAGAGCCAGTTAAATTGGATATACAAAATGAATTCCTTATCGAAAAAATTTTAG
- the PmUG01_09046900 gene encoding 30S ribosomal protein S14, putative, with protein sequence MLSFMKFFLSYLILVHSHIFSIKVKYTCHLFLNNYSTFQKKRKQNYLKTINPLNLKKRLDPNNKYTVIKRHEAKIQRNLKRKYLIERYKEKRELLKKYISEASSPIEYVYWKYKLSLLPRDSCPVRFRNRCAITGRARGYNAFFGLCRHQARKLIQNMFFPGFVKASW encoded by the exons ATGTTGAgttttatgaaatttttcctttcttaCCTTATTTTAGTCCATTCACACATTTTTAGCATTAAAGTGAAGTACACTtgtcatttatttttaaataactatTCAACTTTTCAAAAGAAGAggaaacaaaattatttaaaaacaataaaccctttaaatttaaaaaagaggTTAGACccaaataacaaatatactGTTATAAAAAGACATGAAGCAAAAATTCAAAGGaacttaaaaagaaaatatctTATTGAAagatataaggaaaaaagggagttattaaaaaaatatatatcagaAGCATCGTCTCCCATTGAATATGTTTACTGGAAATACAAACTCTCATTGTTACCGAGGGATTCCTGCCCAGTAAGGTTCAGAAACAGATGTGCAATAACAG GGAGAGCAAGAGGCTATAACGCATTTTTCGGTCTGTGTAGACATCAAGCTCGAAAATTGAtacaaaatatgttttttcctGGTTTCGTTAAGGCAAGTTGGTAA